CCCGCGTTCCACCGGGAACTTGCCCGGTATCCCTGGCCGGGCAACGTGCGTGAACTGCGCAATCACATCGAATGCTGTGTGGCCCTGGGCGAATCTCGCCCGCCCGGCAGCGTCGACATGGACATCACCGGGGTGATTCCCCTCGACCAGTTTGCCCTGGATCTTTCGCTGCCGCTCAAGGAGGCGCGGGACGTGTGCCTGCGCGCGTTCGAGCAACGCTATCTGGACGGCCAGCTCGCCAGGCACCACGGCAACGTCAGCGCCGCGGCCCGGGCGTCCGGCGTCGATCGCGCACACTTTTACCGCATGCTGTGGAAATACGGGCTGCGCGAGCCCGGCACCGAAACGCGTGAGCTGCCAGCCATGGGGCCTGACATACCGGCAAACCTCGACGAGTACACGTAGGCGCACGAGGCATGAGGATTTCGGAATGAAGGCGCGGCCCACGCGCAGCACACCGGGGCCCGAAAGGGTGCCCGAGGCGCTCATCCCGGGCGCCATTCCCAACATGGTGAGCCCGGCGACGACGACGGACTCCGCCTTGCCGTGTATGGAAGAGCGCACGCTCGAACGGCTGACCGAGGTCGTCGAACGCACCCAGTCCGTATCTGCCGCACCGACGATTCCCACCATTCCTCGGGCCCCCTATTTGGTCGTGCTCACGGGGGATCATGAGGGCCGCGTGATCAAGCTTCCCCTCGAGGGCAGCTTCGTCATCGGCCGATCGGAGTCCTGCGATCTGTCCCTCGAGGACGACGGGATCTCGCGCTTGCACGCGAAGCTCGACGTCAAGGCGGGCAGCGTGATGCTCGAGGATATGGACAGCCGCAACGGCACGTTCATCGGTCCGCAGGCGGTCCGGCGCCAGCGGCTCCTCGGCGACGAGATCATCCGCGTGGGTGCCCGCACGGTCCTGAAGTTCTCACTCATGGATGCGGTAGAGGAAGACTACCTGCGGCGCTTGCTTGCGGCAGCGCTTAAGGATCCCCTCACCGGACTCTATAACCGACGCCACTTCGACGAACGCTTGGCCATGGCCTGCGCCGCTGCCCAGCGGCACGGCGAACCCTTCGCCCTGGTGCTCGCCGACGTGGACGACTTCAAGCGCGTCAACGACACGTATGGGCACGGCACCGGGGACCTCGTGCTCCGGCAGGTGGCGGACATCCTTCACACCCGCGCTCGCCGTGAGGATGAGGTATTTCGCTACGGCGGCGAAGAGTTTGCCCTCGTCATGCGCAACACACCTCTCGCGGGCGCCGCAGAGGGGGCCGAGCGTATGAGAGCCGC
Above is a genomic segment from Myxococcales bacterium containing:
- a CDS encoding diguanylate cyclase, producing the protein MKARPTRSTPGPERVPEALIPGAIPNMVSPATTTDSALPCMEERTLERLTEVVERTQSVSAAPTIPTIPRAPYLVVLTGDHEGRVIKLPLEGSFVIGRSESCDLSLEDDGISRLHAKLDVKAGSVMLEDMDSRNGTFIGPQAVRRQRLLGDEIIRVGARTVLKFSLMDAVEEDYLRRLLAAALKDPLTGLYNRRHFDERLAMACAAAQRHGEPFALVLADVDDFKRVNDTYGHGTGDLVLRQVADILHTRARREDEVFRYGGEEFALVMRNTPLAGAAEGAERMRAAVALASVETDGVSVGVTLSLGVAAFRPGDTPEGLFDRSDRALYEAKHEGKNRAVTLSD